From Mesorhizobium sp. AR02, a single genomic window includes:
- the phnH gene encoding phosphonate C-P lyase system protein PhnH: MTVQSGTFAEGAMSSASVSLKPGFADPVFDAQVVFRAALLATAYPGRVVPLDRTLTAPRPFSSATAALCLSLMDFETPAWLDNRQDCGELTAWLRFHCSLPLTETAGEARFAIVSDPANLPRLYELHPGDVEYPDRSTTLIIQVPSFTDGPTTTWTGPGVNGSITVGIAGLPFWFWADWDLNSELYPRGIDVIFTAGNAVIGLPRTIKVEA, encoded by the coding sequence ATGACAGTCCAATCTGGTACGTTTGCCGAGGGCGCCATGTCGTCCGCCAGCGTTTCGTTGAAACCAGGCTTTGCCGATCCGGTCTTCGACGCCCAAGTCGTGTTTCGTGCCGCTCTGCTTGCGACGGCGTATCCCGGTCGCGTCGTGCCGCTCGACCGGACGCTGACGGCGCCGCGGCCCTTCTCGTCGGCAACCGCTGCTCTCTGCCTGTCACTGATGGATTTCGAAACACCGGCCTGGCTCGACAATAGGCAAGATTGTGGCGAGCTGACCGCTTGGCTTCGTTTTCATTGCAGCCTGCCGCTGACCGAGACTGCTGGAGAAGCTCGCTTCGCCATCGTTTCCGATCCGGCGAACCTGCCGCGCCTCTACGAACTCCATCCAGGCGATGTCGAATATCCCGATCGCTCGACGACGCTTATCATTCAGGTCCCTTCCTTCACCGATGGCCCGACAACGACCTGGACCGGTCCAGGTGTCAACGGAAGCATTACAGTCGGTATTGCCGGACTGCCATTCTGGTTCTGGGCGGACTGGGATCTCAACAGCGAACTTTATCCGCGGGGCATCGACGTGATCTTCACAGCGGGCAACGCCGTGATCGGTCTGCCACGTACAATCAAGGTGGAGGCTTAA
- a CDS encoding tyrosine-type recombinase/integrase gives MRDEALLGPWIRRFLLEHVVAERNLARNTQQGYRDGLCQLLPFVAKRVGKSIDRLNVVDLSAELIRAFLTDIEVTRRCSIATRNQRLAAVRAFAGFVGEHSPVHIEWSGQIRSIPFKKTDQAVVPYLEKAEIDALLAAPDRRTEQGRRDYALLLFLYNTGARASEAVGVKVADLDLNAPSVKIHGKGGKQRYCPLWTATVVELRALVADGAPSRSVFLNRCGQPITRFGIHTAVERYGLKVVAKMPSLATKRVSPHSIRHTTATHLLRAGVDINTVRGWLGHVSLDTTNVYAEVDFETKAKALEKCEAPSLGKIPKRWRDQPALMDFLRSL, from the coding sequence ATGCGTGACGAGGCGCTCCTTGGCCCCTGGATCCGGCGGTTCCTACTCGAACACGTGGTTGCCGAGCGCAATCTCGCCCGCAACACCCAGCAGGGTTACCGCGACGGCTTATGTCAGCTTCTCCCGTTCGTTGCGAAGCGGGTCGGCAAGTCTATTGATCGCCTGAATGTCGTCGATTTATCGGCCGAGCTAATCCGCGCCTTCTTGACCGATATCGAAGTGACGCGTCGATGTTCGATCGCCACCCGAAATCAACGTCTTGCCGCCGTTCGGGCGTTCGCTGGCTTTGTCGGCGAGCATAGCCCCGTCCACATCGAATGGTCGGGCCAGATCCGTTCGATCCCGTTCAAGAAGACCGATCAGGCGGTCGTTCCTTACCTCGAAAAGGCGGAGATCGACGCCTTGCTCGCCGCTCCAGATCGGCGGACGGAGCAGGGTCGGCGCGACTACGCCCTGCTGCTGTTCCTCTACAACACTGGTGCGAGAGCGTCAGAGGCGGTCGGCGTCAAGGTGGCGGACCTGGACCTGAACGCCCCCAGCGTCAAAATCCATGGCAAGGGCGGCAAGCAGCGATACTGCCCATTGTGGACCGCCACCGTCGTCGAGTTACGGGCACTCGTCGCTGACGGAGCCCCTTCTCGATCCGTCTTCCTCAATCGCTGCGGCCAACCCATCACTCGCTTCGGGATCCATACCGCCGTCGAGCGTTATGGCCTCAAGGTCGTCGCCAAAATGCCATCGTTGGCGACAAAGCGCGTAAGCCCTCACTCCATCCGCCACACCACGGCGACCCATCTCCTGCGCGCCGGCGTCGACATCAACACAGTCCGCGGATGGCTCGGGCACGTCTCGCTGGACACCACGAACGTCTATGCAGAGGTCGACTTCGAGACCAAGGCTAAGGCGCTCGAAAAATGCGAGGCGCCGAGTCTCGGCAAAATCCCAAAACGATGGCGTGACCAACCGGCGCTGATGGACTTCCTTCGGTCGCTGTAA
- the phnF gene encoding phosphonate metabolism transcriptional regulator PhnF, producing the protein MNEMSHELMNELPRWRQIELTLLKEIDAGAFRVGQKLPGENVLAPHFGVTRTTVRRALGELQNKGVLRIERGRGAFVERRIQYGLGAGSSFMANLRDASLEPAVEILAKFEVSASTEIANRLQIPIGEPVLVIDTVGKASDLTISVSRHHLPLRLFPDALNRISSFSCITEVYRLFGYENTRRTHCHIEARLPSSEEARRLEQPKTEPILEVESVKMIDETPIDYSIGRFSAARVSVYFDN; encoded by the coding sequence ATGAATGAGATGAGCCACGAGTTGATGAACGAGCTGCCGCGGTGGAGGCAGATCGAACTGACACTCCTGAAGGAAATCGATGCCGGCGCGTTCAGGGTTGGGCAGAAGCTACCTGGCGAAAATGTCCTTGCGCCTCATTTTGGCGTCACCAGGACAACGGTCCGGCGGGCATTGGGAGAACTACAGAATAAGGGCGTGCTGCGTATTGAACGTGGACGTGGCGCCTTCGTAGAGCGTCGGATTCAGTACGGACTTGGCGCCGGGTCTTCCTTTATGGCTAACCTTCGCGACGCGAGCTTGGAGCCCGCGGTAGAGATTCTTGCGAAGTTTGAGGTGTCTGCCTCTACGGAAATCGCAAATCGACTGCAGATTCCGATAGGTGAGCCCGTCCTGGTCATCGATACGGTTGGTAAGGCAAGCGATCTGACGATCTCAGTTTCGCGGCATCATTTGCCTTTGCGCCTTTTTCCAGATGCACTCAATCGGATCTCGAGTTTTTCCTGCATCACTGAAGTCTATCGGCTCTTTGGCTACGAAAATACGCGTCGCACTCATTGTCATATAGAAGCGCGCTTGCCCTCGTCTGAAGAAGCCAGACGGCTCGAACAGCCAAAAACCGAACCCATCCTTGAAGTGGAAAGTGTTAAAATGATCGACGAAACCCCGATCGACTACAGCATCGGCCGCTTCTCAGCTGCCCGCGTCTCGGTTTATTTTGATAATTGA
- a CDS encoding tyrosine-type recombinase/integrase — MILSEIIASFVDHRQAIGMRFRTEVRTLKSFCRFVGDRPLPEVTADRVLAFLAGRGPVTRFWERKHSVLAGFYRFAMARGHTNIWPLPRAVPKPTEAFVPYIYSREEIGRLLDAVVLIDHPRCPIDPDTYRTLLLLLYGAGLRLGEALSLTLADVDLEEGILCVRESKFYKTRLAPIGHDLVRILSRHASRRREGQSAESLWFLTRQGAPVTLQHAEREFCRLRVKANVVCAGAGPRHQPRLHDLRHNSECRIIPSDAIAAA, encoded by the coding sequence ATGATCCTTTCAGAAATTATCGCCAGCTTTGTCGATCACCGGCAAGCAATCGGAATGCGCTTCCGCACGGAGGTGCGCACGCTCAAGTCGTTCTGTCGCTTCGTCGGCGACAGACCTCTGCCGGAGGTGACGGCCGACCGAGTGTTGGCCTTTCTGGCGGGACGCGGCCCGGTGACCCGTTTCTGGGAACGAAAGCATTCTGTTCTGGCGGGCTTCTATCGGTTCGCGATGGCCCGGGGGCATACAAACATATGGCCGTTGCCACGCGCCGTCCCCAAGCCGACGGAAGCCTTCGTTCCCTACATTTACTCCCGCGAGGAGATCGGTCGTTTACTCGACGCCGTCGTCCTGATCGACCATCCTCGCTGTCCTATTGATCCGGACACATACCGAACGCTCCTGCTTCTCCTTTACGGCGCGGGCCTTCGCCTTGGCGAGGCACTGTCCCTCACCTTAGCCGACGTCGACCTCGAGGAAGGGATTCTGTGCGTCCGCGAGAGCAAGTTTTACAAGACCAGACTGGCTCCGATCGGCCACGACCTCGTGCGCATCTTATCCCGGCACGCTTCTCGCCGCCGCGAAGGCCAGTCTGCAGAATCCCTCTGGTTCCTCACGCGCCAGGGCGCCCCTGTGACCCTGCAACACGCTGAGAGGGAGTTCTGCCGATTACGCGTCAAAGCGAATGTCGTGTGCGCCGGCGCCGGGCCGCGACATCAGCCTCGCTTGCATGATCTTCGTCATAACTCCGAGTGCCGGATTATTCCGAGTGACGCCATCGCCGCGGCGTAA
- a CDS encoding site-specific integrase, translated as MSAAPTFPALLEAFFTDRLIRQRQASPHTLASYRDTFCLLLAYAQRQLRKGASHVTLPDLDTAFLGAFLDHLEHERDNCARSRNVRLAAIHSFFRYVALHAPEHSALAQRVLAIPSKRYVRRPVAFLSSVEVAALLAAPDLGSWIGRRDRALLLLAVQTGLRAAEIVGLRCEDIVLGPAAYVQCQGKGRKLRNTPLRKDTVTVLRAWLAERRGRSADPAFPTISGTSLSHDALQYLLNKHLAVARRHCPSLASKHVTPHVLRHTLAMDLLQHGVDRSVIALWLGHESVETTAIYLQADMKLKEQALAKTDTADIRLGRYKPDDHLLAFLKSL; from the coding sequence ATGAGCGCCGCCCCAACGTTCCCCGCTCTTCTTGAGGCCTTCTTCACCGATCGCCTCATCAGACAACGACAAGCAAGCCCGCATACGCTGGCGAGCTACCGCGATACCTTCTGCCTGCTGCTGGCCTATGCCCAGCGGCAGCTACGCAAGGGGGCCTCGCACGTCACCTTGCCGGATCTCGACACCGCCTTCCTTGGCGCCTTCCTCGATCATCTCGAACACGAACGCGACAACTGCGCCAGGAGCCGCAATGTCCGTCTTGCCGCCATCCATTCCTTCTTCCGCTATGTGGCCTTGCATGCGCCGGAACACAGCGCATTGGCTCAGCGCGTGCTCGCCATTCCGAGCAAGCGTTACGTGCGCCGGCCGGTCGCCTTCCTCAGTAGCGTCGAAGTCGCCGCCTTGCTCGCCGCCCCCGACCTCGGCAGCTGGATCGGGCGCCGTGACCGGGCGCTTCTGTTGCTGGCCGTGCAGACCGGCCTGCGTGCTGCCGAAATCGTCGGCCTTCGCTGCGAGGACATTGTCCTTGGCCCGGCCGCCTATGTGCAATGTCAGGGAAAGGGCCGAAAACTCCGCAATACCCCGCTTCGCAAGGATACGGTCACGGTGCTGCGTGCCTGGCTTGCCGAGCGACGCGGGCGGAGCGCCGATCCTGCCTTCCCGACGATAAGCGGCACGTCATTGAGTCACGACGCACTTCAATATCTGCTGAACAAGCACCTCGCCGTCGCACGTCGCCACTGCCCATCGCTGGCCAGCAAGCACGTAACGCCGCATGTCCTGAGGCATACCCTGGCAATGGACCTGCTCCAGCACGGCGTCGACCGCTCGGTCATTGCTCTGTGGCTGGGCCACGAGTCGGTCGAAACCACCGCCATCTATCTTCAGGCCGACATGAAGCTCAAGGAGCAAGCTCTGGCGAAGACCGACACGGCCGACATCCGGTTGGGCCGCTACAAGCCCGACGACCATCTCCTTGCATTCCTGAAGAGCCTCTGA
- the ltrA gene encoding group II intron reverse transcriptase/maturase, with product MSLETPEKIRNLQRKLYRKAKAEPAFRFYVLYDKICREDMLRHAYALARANAGSPGVDNVTFAKIEAEGAERWLAGLREELVSKTYRPQPVRRVMIPKPGGGERPLGIPTIRDRVVQTVAKLVLEPIFEADFEDGAYGYRPRRSGTDAIKEVHRLVCRGHTDVVDADLSKYFDTIPHSDLLKSVARRIVDRHVLRLIKLWLKAPIEERDGDGKRHVSGGKSSTRGTPQGGVASPLLSVIYMNRFLKHWRLTGRGEAFRAHVISYADDFVILSRGHAVEALAWTRTVMTKLGLTLNEAKTSVKDARTEPFDFLGYTFGPHRYRKDGHWYLGASPSKKSVQRIKTKIGDHLVNGNKEPWPVVCTRLNRLLRGWSGYFGYGTRLPAYRAVDNHVYDRVRTFLRKRHKVQGRGTQRFSDDIVFGKLGVLRLRRVHIGPPPCASR from the coding sequence ATGAGCCTCGAAACACCCGAAAAGATCAGGAACCTTCAGAGGAAGCTGTACCGTAAGGCGAAGGCGGAGCCCGCTTTCCGCTTCTACGTGCTCTACGACAAGATCTGCCGTGAGGACATGCTGCGCCATGCCTATGCGCTGGCCCGCGCCAATGCGGGTTCGCCGGGCGTGGACAATGTGACCTTCGCGAAGATCGAGGCGGAAGGCGCGGAGAGGTGGCTGGCGGGCCTGCGCGAGGAACTTGTCTCGAAGACCTATCGGCCGCAGCCGGTGCGACGGGTGATGATCCCGAAGCCGGGGGGCGGCGAACGTCCGCTCGGCATCCCGACCATTCGGGACCGGGTGGTTCAGACCGTCGCGAAGCTGGTGCTGGAACCGATATTCGAGGCGGACTTCGAGGATGGTGCCTATGGCTATCGGCCCAGACGCAGTGGGACCGACGCAATCAAGGAAGTGCACCGGCTTGTCTGCCGGGGCCACACGGACGTGGTAGACGCCGATTTGTCGAAATACTTCGACACGATTCCGCATTCGGACCTCCTCAAATCGGTGGCCCGACGCATTGTCGACCGGCACGTGCTGCGGCTGATCAAGCTGTGGCTGAAAGCGCCGATCGAAGAGCGGGACGGTGACGGGAAACGGCACGTGAGCGGTGGTAAGAGCAGCACGCGCGGCACGCCGCAAGGTGGGGTCGCAAGCCCGCTGCTCTCGGTCATCTACATGAACCGGTTCCTGAAACATTGGCGGCTCACCGGACGCGGCGAGGCGTTCCGTGCGCATGTCATCTCCTATGCCGATGACTTCGTCATCCTCAGCCGCGGGCACGCGGTCGAGGCGCTGGCGTGGACGCGGACGGTGATGACGAAACTCGGGCTGACACTCAACGAGGCCAAGACCTCGGTGAAGGATGCCCGCACGGAGCCTTTCGACTTCCTTGGCTATACGTTCGGACCTCACCGCTACCGGAAAGACGGCCATTGGTACCTGGGTGCGAGCCCATCCAAGAAGAGCGTGCAACGGATCAAAACGAAGATTGGCGATCACTTGGTAAACGGTAACAAAGAGCCGTGGCCCGTGGTCTGCACCCGGCTGAACAGGCTTCTGCGCGGCTGGTCAGGCTACTTTGGCTATGGAACACGCTTGCCGGCCTATCGAGCGGTCGACAACCACGTCTATGACCGTGTTCGCACCTTCCTGCGCAAACGGCACAAGGTGCAGGGACGCGGCACACAGCGTTTCTCCGACGACATTGTCTTCGGAAAACTTGGTGTCCTGCGTCTTCGACGCGTGCACATTGGACCGCCGCCGTGTGCCTCACGATGA
- a CDS encoding site-specific integrase yields the protein MFEDLFAYPKVVARHHDGPEASKRLRYLKHLADQRAARETLLRTARELLVIAERLDLSGGRCVRQAEIDAAAQSWARYQHARNRACGEKWSRRLFHDVAAAWLCFLGQLDEPAPNEPKAHCEKVDDFIAYQHDERGLSASTLANQRWQVETFLEHLGVEKSSIADITVADVDAFLDVKGRGGWSRVSVATSAHALRAFFRHAQRRQWCCPGIAAAIDAPRLFREEALPMGPAWPDVQRLLESTRDRTARDVRDHAILKLLAIYGLRSGEVRGLCLEDIDWTREVIKVTRSKQRKMQYYPLVTSVGDAVVSYLQLARPRCRRHEVFLTLKAPFRPLSASAVYHVVASRLSALGVQSMHFGPHGLRHACATHLVAQGLSLKEIGDHLGHRSAFATRTYARVDLAGLREVGAFDLGGLA from the coding sequence ATGTTCGAGGACTTATTCGCCTACCCGAAGGTCGTAGCGCGTCACCATGACGGGCCCGAGGCCTCGAAGCGGCTGCGCTATCTCAAGCATCTCGCCGATCAGCGTGCGGCTCGTGAGACTTTGCTGCGCACGGCCCGCGAACTGCTGGTCATTGCGGAGCGGCTGGACCTGTCCGGCGGCAGGTGCGTCAGGCAGGCCGAGATCGACGCGGCCGCTCAATCTTGGGCCCGATACCAGCACGCGCGAAACAGAGCCTGCGGTGAGAAGTGGTCACGGCGTTTGTTCCATGACGTCGCCGCAGCGTGGCTTTGCTTTCTTGGCCAGCTTGACGAACCGGCTCCCAACGAACCGAAGGCCCATTGTGAAAAGGTCGACGACTTCATCGCCTATCAACATGATGAGCGTGGCTTGTCGGCGAGCACCCTAGCCAACCAGCGCTGGCAGGTAGAGACTTTCCTCGAACATTTAGGCGTCGAAAAATCGTCGATCGCCGACATCACCGTTGCAGACGTAGACGCTTTCCTCGACGTGAAGGGTCGTGGCGGGTGGTCTCGGGTGTCGGTAGCGACGAGCGCGCACGCCCTGCGCGCGTTCTTCCGCCATGCTCAGCGTCGACAATGGTGTTGCCCCGGAATCGCCGCAGCGATCGACGCGCCGCGACTGTTCAGGGAAGAAGCTTTGCCGATGGGCCCGGCATGGCCCGATGTCCAGCGGCTCCTTGAGAGCACGAGGGACAGGACCGCGCGTGACGTCCGTGACCACGCGATTCTAAAGCTGCTCGCGATCTACGGACTGCGAAGCGGCGAAGTCCGCGGTCTTTGTCTCGAAGACATCGATTGGACGAGAGAGGTCATCAAGGTGACCCGGTCCAAGCAGCGCAAGATGCAATACTACCCCCTGGTGACCTCCGTCGGCGACGCTGTTGTGAGTTACCTTCAGCTGGCGCGCCCCCGCTGCCGTCGCCATGAGGTCTTCCTCACCCTCAAGGCCCCGTTCCGGCCGCTGTCGGCGAGCGCAGTGTACCATGTGGTTGCAAGCCGACTGAGCGCCCTGGGGGTTCAGTCGATGCATTTTGGCCCTCATGGACTTCGCCACGCCTGCGCCACCCACCTTGTTGCGCAAGGTCTGAGCCTGAAGGAAATCGGGGACCATCTCGGCCATCGCAGCGCCTTTGCGACCCGCACCTACGCCAGGGTCGACCTTGCCGGACTGCGCGAGGTCGGGGCGTTCGATCTGGGAGGACTGGCATGA
- a CDS encoding site-specific integrase, which translates to MIDLNEALAKDRWIGRLASHLDGFEALLDGQGYPKTTVQQKIKLLAGFSAWVERQDVPLSLLGEEDADRFLTELGRRPRRGDAWTIRQLLRYLRDTGGVPVPLLEVDTSAKGKLIDAFGEFLRTERGLSASTLTNYLPIVRGFLDEQFGGNDPDFDRLRVGDVHRFIVRRAQAGSPGRAKLAVTALRSFLRFLQQRGLLATDLAVAVPGIAGWRLAHLPKALPAEQVERLLASCDRRTPAGRRDYAVLMLLARLGLRGGEVSALTLDDLDWDCGEIVVHGKGQRLARLPLPADVGAALVDYLRQDRPACSTRRVFIRIKAPRRSFVSPSTICCIVHRALKRAGLTPAFKGAHLLRHSLATDLLRRGASLVEIGQLLRHSQPNTTQIYAKVDIAALRAIALPWPGVAS; encoded by the coding sequence ATGATTGATCTGAATGAGGCGCTAGCCAAAGATCGCTGGATAGGCCGATTGGCTAGCCACCTGGATGGTTTCGAGGCTTTGCTCGATGGCCAGGGATACCCCAAAACGACTGTTCAGCAGAAGATTAAGCTCCTGGCTGGTTTCAGTGCTTGGGTGGAGAGGCAGGATGTTCCGCTGAGCTTGCTCGGGGAAGAGGACGCAGATCGATTTCTGACGGAACTTGGTCGGCGCCCGAGGCGTGGCGATGCCTGGACCATTCGGCAGTTGCTCCGATATCTGCGCGACACGGGCGGCGTGCCGGTACCGCTGCTGGAGGTCGATACGAGCGCCAAGGGTAAGCTGATCGACGCATTTGGGGAATTCCTGCGCACCGAGCGTGGTCTCTCGGCATCGACATTGACGAACTATCTGCCGATTGTTCGTGGGTTCCTGGACGAACAGTTTGGCGGCAACGATCCGGATTTTGACCGCTTGCGAGTGGGCGACGTTCATCGGTTCATCGTGCGGCGCGCCCAGGCCGGTTCGCCCGGCCGCGCCAAGTTGGCGGTCACGGCGCTGCGTTCGTTTCTGCGCTTCCTCCAGCAACGCGGGTTGCTTGCCACCGATCTCGCTGTCGCGGTGCCTGGGATCGCCGGCTGGCGCTTGGCACATCTGCCGAAGGCGCTGCCTGCCGAACAGGTCGAACGGCTCCTTGCGTCTTGCGACAGGAGAACACCGGCCGGCCGCAGGGACTACGCGGTTCTGATGCTGCTCGCGCGCCTCGGCTTACGGGGTGGCGAAGTCTCGGCCTTGACCCTGGACGATCTCGACTGGGATTGCGGCGAGATCGTCGTGCATGGCAAGGGTCAACGGCTGGCGCGGCTGCCACTGCCGGCGGATGTCGGTGCCGCCTTGGTCGACTATCTGCGGCAAGATCGGCCTGCTTGCTCAACACGCCGCGTCTTCATTCGCATAAAGGCGCCCAGACGGAGTTTTGTCAGCCCGTCGACTATTTGCTGCATCGTCCATCGTGCGCTCAAGCGCGCCGGTCTGACGCCGGCGTTCAAGGGTGCGCACCTGTTGCGTCACTCACTCGCCACCGATCTGCTGCGCCGCGGCGCCTCGCTCGTTGAAATCGGTCAACTTCTCCGCCACAGCCAGCCGAACACGACACAGATCTATGCCAAAGTCGACATCGCGGCGTTGCGTGCCATTGCGCTACCCTGGCCAGGAGTCGCATCATGA
- a CDS encoding tyrosine-type recombinase/integrase, which produces MSALQAALEEYPAARRALGHKLRLSGRLLQRFVVFAESSGATVITTEIALAWAMQPAEAQPAQWANRLAMVRRLARYCSAIDPQTVVPPPDLLPHRYRRPSSPYVYRDEEITRLIDAAKRLPSTVGLRPQTYATLFGLYAATGMRCNEPLRLDRGDTNLVDGVLTVRDTKFGKSRYVPLHPSTQHALKIYAASRDRSCPNPLSSSFFLSERGMRLTEWAVRWTFVKLSREVGLRGANDSRGPRLHDLRHRLAVTTLLRWYRNGIDVERHLPELATYLGHAHITDTYWYLTATPELLQQALLRAEQSQPESRP; this is translated from the coding sequence ATGAGCGCGTTGCAAGCGGCGCTCGAAGAGTACCCGGCCGCGCGCCGCGCCCTCGGCCATAAGCTGCGTCTTTCCGGACGGTTGCTGCAGCGCTTCGTTGTCTTTGCCGAATCTTCCGGCGCCACCGTCATCACCACCGAGATTGCCCTGGCCTGGGCCATGCAGCCGGCAGAGGCACAGCCCGCCCAGTGGGCCAACCGGTTGGCGATGGTTCGCCGGCTCGCGCGCTATTGCAGCGCCATTGACCCGCAGACCGTCGTCCCGCCGCCCGACCTTCTTCCTCACCGGTATCGTCGGCCATCGTCGCCCTATGTTTACCGCGACGAAGAGATCACCCGACTGATCGACGCGGCAAAGCGCTTGCCGTCGACAGTCGGCCTTCGCCCGCAGACCTATGCCACGCTCTTCGGCTTGTACGCGGCGACCGGCATGCGCTGTAACGAACCGCTGCGTCTCGATCGCGGCGACACCAATCTCGTTGATGGCGTGCTGACGGTTCGCGACACGAAGTTCGGCAAGTCGCGCTACGTGCCGCTTCACCCCTCGACGCAACACGCTCTCAAAATCTATGCGGCCAGCCGAGACCGGTCATGCCCCAATCCCCTGAGCTCCAGCTTCTTCCTTTCCGAGCGCGGCATGCGTTTAACCGAATGGGCCGTGCGGTGGACGTTCGTCAAGCTGTCGCGCGAGGTCGGCCTCCGCGGCGCCAATGACTCCCGCGGGCCACGCCTGCACGACCTTCGCCACCGACTGGCCGTGACAACATTGCTGCGCTGGTATCGCAACGGCATCGATGTCGAACGCCACCTGCCCGAGTTGGCGACCTATCTCGGCCATGCCCACATCACCGACACCTATTGGTATTTGACGGCAACGCCGGAGCTGCTGCAGCAAGCGCTGCTGCGGGCGGAACAATCTCAGCCGGAATCCCGCCCATGA
- the phnG gene encoding phosphonate C-P lyase system protein PhnG codes for MQAESVAIAKRSEWLGILSRSVGSELEALATDLASGVLFEWLRTPNVGLVMVRGRAGGTGNVFNLGEMTVARASVQLKEGTVGHGYVQGRDKRQAELAAIVDALLQQPDRHDEVMAKVIEPLRQKAEVRRMEKSRKAASTKVDFFTMVRGEDLP; via the coding sequence ATGCAAGCCGAGTCGGTTGCCATTGCAAAGCGCTCCGAATGGCTCGGGATTTTGTCCCGCAGTGTTGGCAGCGAGCTTGAGGCCTTGGCGACCGACTTGGCGAGCGGCGTGCTCTTTGAATGGCTTCGGACTCCCAATGTCGGCCTGGTGATGGTTCGGGGCCGTGCCGGTGGCACGGGAAATGTGTTCAACCTGGGCGAGATGACGGTCGCCCGCGCCTCGGTCCAGCTCAAAGAGGGGACGGTCGGCCATGGTTATGTGCAGGGACGTGACAAGCGCCAGGCAGAACTGGCAGCGATCGTCGATGCGCTGTTGCAGCAACCGGACCGCCATGACGAGGTCATGGCCAAGGTAATCGAGCCGCTGCGCCAAAAAGCCGAAGTGCGGCGGATGGAGAAAAGCCGCAAGGCCGCATCCACCAAAGTCGATTTCTTCACCATGGTGCGCGGGGAGGATCTGCCATGA
- a CDS encoding alpha-D-ribose 1-methylphosphonate 5-triphosphate diphosphatase → MSLQLSNARIVQEDRVTEGTLEIHDAMVSSIGAATTGRINVLDCEGDFLLPGLIDLHTDNVEQFMHPRPGVQWPIPLAALLAHDWELLGAGITTVLDALSLGDYDSGRARTAMLNEVINGLTTARAAGLLKIDHYFHFRCELSDSALLPLVERHIDNPGLKLISMMDHTPGQRQWHNLTLYREWRAKKNARVWTEDEFALYIAERRDHQQQYVPQSRSTIGCLCREHNIRIASHDDTTIGNVEESHSDGITISEFPTTLTAARRARELGMQIVMGSPNIILGGSHYGNVSAMELADHGLLDVLTSDYVPGSLLHAVFALAAKGFDLPEAVAMVTKNPADLLGFIDRGRIAPGLRADLIRVRLVDGVPVIRNIWVAGKQYL, encoded by the coding sequence ATGAGCTTGCAACTTAGCAATGCGCGGATCGTCCAGGAAGATCGCGTTACCGAAGGCACCCTGGAAATCCATGACGCAATGGTGTCTTCCATTGGCGCTGCAACGACGGGCCGGATCAATGTGCTCGATTGCGAGGGCGACTTCCTTCTGCCCGGCCTGATCGACCTGCACACCGACAATGTTGAGCAGTTCATGCACCCGCGGCCGGGCGTCCAATGGCCCATACCACTCGCCGCCTTGCTTGCACATGATTGGGAGTTGCTGGGCGCCGGCATCACGACCGTGCTCGATGCGCTGTCTCTGGGCGACTACGACAGCGGCCGCGCCCGCACTGCCATGCTGAACGAGGTGATCAACGGACTGACGACGGCGCGCGCCGCCGGTCTTCTCAAGATCGATCATTATTTCCATTTTCGTTGCGAGCTGTCAGACTCGGCCCTGCTGCCATTGGTCGAACGGCACATCGACAATCCCGGGCTGAAGCTGATCAGCATGATGGATCACACACCGGGCCAGCGGCAGTGGCATAATCTGACGCTCTATCGGGAGTGGCGCGCCAAGAAGAACGCCCGAGTCTGGACCGAGGACGAGTTCGCGCTCTACATCGCCGAACGCCGAGACCATCAGCAGCAATATGTACCGCAGAGCCGTTCGACAATCGGATGCCTCTGCCGCGAGCACAATATTCGCATCGCCAGTCACGACGACACGACGATCGGAAACGTCGAAGAATCTCATAGCGACGGCATCACGATCAGTGAGTTTCCAACCACCCTCACAGCGGCACGGCGCGCCCGTGAACTCGGCATGCAGATCGTCATGGGTTCGCCGAACATCATTCTTGGCGGCTCGCATTACGGCAATGTCAGCGCAATGGAACTTGCCGACCACGGTCTGCTTGACGTGCTCACCTCCGACTACGTGCCGGGAAGTCTGCTTCATGCCGTATTCGCGCTCGCGGCCAAAGGCTTCGATCTCCCGGAGGCGGTTGCCATGGTGACGAAAAATCCCGCCGACTTGCTTGGCTTTATCGATCGCGGCCGCATCGCTCCTGGTCTGCGCGCCGACCTAATCCGCGTGCGCCTCGTCGACGGCGTGCCGGTGATCCGCAACATTTGGGTCGCTGGAAAACAATATCTCTAA